GTATTACTGCATCTGGTATCCGAGAAAGCCATCCGCACGACATTATACTCACGGAAGAAGCGCCTAATTATAGTTCCAGAAGATAGGGATTTTTCCTTGTGTTGACCTTGTAATAATTCCTACCTTTAGCCCGTGTTCAAACCCTCACCACCTCCTTCACGACCAATATGATTCCGGAAACGCCTCACCTGCGCGTCTTGGTCATTGCCTACTATTTCCCCCCTATGGGTGGAAGTGGTGTGCAGCGCATTACCAAGTTCGTCAAGTACCTTACCCAATTTGGGTGGGAACCCGAAGTACTAACTGTAGAACCCCAAGGGTATTTTGCCTACGATGAAAGCTTGTTGGAAGAAATTCCTGATGTCCCCATTCATCGGGTGGCCTCAAAAGATTTAAATCGCTTGTTCAAAAAGGGGACAACCATTGCCATGCCGGCGTCTTCTGTTCAGAAAAAATGGTCGTGGCTCAGTGGCTGGACGATGGTCCCAGATTCCAAAATCGGTTGGAAAGCGGATGCGGTTGAGGCAGGGAAAAAGATTCTGGAGAACAAGCGCTTTGATATGATTCTTTCAACAGCACCACCTTTTACCGCGCATCTGGTGGCGATGGAGCTGAGCCAAGTCAGTGGTGTACCGTTTATCGCCGATTTTCGCGAACCGTGGTTAGATAATTCGCGGCTGAAAATGCCTACCCAACGCCACAAACGGAAACACTTGGAACTCGAAACCAAAGTTGTAAGACATGCCTCACGGCTGGTAACCATCAATAGAGGTATCAAAGAAGGTCTTATTCAACGCCACACAGGTGCAGGTGGATACAATACCATCCAAATCATTTCACATGGATTCGATCCAGAGGACTTTCCGGTACACGGAACTTATATGGACGGCATCATGCGTTTTGTGTATTCGGGTATGTTTTATGATGCACAAAAGCCGGATACGTTCTTGCATGCTTTTCATGATTTTATCAACCGACGTCCGGATGCCGCGTCTCACGTGTTGGCCGAATTTGTAGGGTTGACACCTGAAGACGGTCCGGAATTGGTTCAAAAACTAAAACTCGAAGACCATGTTGTCTTTGAAGGATATATCCCACACCGATTGGCAGTGCAAAAAATCTGGTTGGCAGATGTGTTGTGGATGACCTTGGGAGACCAGCCCCATGTGGAAAAAATGTCCACGAGTAAATTATACGAATATTTTGGTACACAAAAACCTATTCTTGGACTGGTACCAGAAGGCGAAGAAGCCCAGCAAATTCGCGCTTATGGCGCAGGGGTTGTTGTGGAACCGCAGGACATTCGTGCAACCTCAAGGGCTATTGAGCAATATTACGATTTATGGCGAAAGCGGTCCTTGCCTCGTCCTGATGTTGGATTTGTGGGACGCTTCGATCGCCGTTTACTCACCAGAGAACTGGCTAAGGTAATGTCGGGTGTCTTGATGCAAATGAATGAA
This portion of the Bacteroidetes Order II. bacterium genome encodes:
- a CDS encoding glycosyl transferase family 1, yielding MIPETPHLRVLVIAYYFPPMGGSGVQRITKFVKYLTQFGWEPEVLTVEPQGYFAYDESLLEEIPDVPIHRVASKDLNRLFKKGTTIAMPASSVQKKWSWLSGWTMVPDSKIGWKADAVEAGKKILENKRFDMILSTAPPFTAHLVAMELSQVSGVPFIADFREPWLDNSRLKMPTQRHKRKHLELETKVVRHASRLVTINRGIKEGLIQRHTGAGGYNTIQIISHGFDPEDFPVHGTYMDGIMRFVYSGMFYDAQKPDTFLHAFHDFINRRPDAASHVLAEFVGLTPEDGPELVQKLKLEDHVVFEGYIPHRLAVQKIWLADVLWMTLGDQPHVEKMSTSKLYEYFGTQKPILGLVPEGEEAQQIRAYGAGVVVEPQDIRATSRAIEQYYDLWRKRSLPRPDVGFVGRFDRRLLTRELAKVMSGVLMQMNEYYTTL